In the genome of Brachypodium distachyon strain Bd21 chromosome 3, Brachypodium_distachyon_v3.0, whole genome shotgun sequence, the window GATAAAAACATGCGATGACTAAAATTGACTACTAAAACATGTGATTAAAAGATGAAATCAAGTGCGGTGGAAAGACCGTCTTAGAACATGTCAAGTGGTAGATGACGTTGTGTTTTCTTATATGCTCCTCAGAAATTAGAAAAGTCAACAAAACATAATACACAATAGGTCAATACTATGTAATTTACATAATAAAACAATTGATCTACATTTATCAAAATTATAGTATATAATGTACTATGGAATTTGATTCCATTAGATGATATGAGgtggaaaaaaatattgctAGTTTACATTTGTCTATGGAAAAGTTTAAAATAACAAACCATGATATTTAGTGGCAACCCTCAAAAGGAGATAGAACCCGCTATAACGACTAAATTATACATCATACAAGATGTAAATAGCCGAATTCTACTCAAACcgcagaagaaaaaacaataatatAGCAAATAGGGTGTAGCTAAGAGGGCAAATGACATCTCATATCTTATTTTTACTCAAACcgcagaagaaaaaacaaaacatacgTCGCTATAGACGctatgtatttattttttgagaaaaaacacCCAAATGACATCTCatatcttatactccctctgatccataataagtgtcagaGATTTAGTATCGGAGGGAATAGTTATCAAGGAAAACAATAATATAGTACAAGGGACAACAAACAGCAACACGACGAAtaatagaaaataaaattacaaggAAAACGGTCTACCACATCTGTATCTGAATAGCTTACATCCGGTACATGatctaagagcatctccactcgcTCCTCCCCCTGAATCGCCCGGCCCATGGCCATATGTGGGGCGCCAGCACAAGCAATTCGTTTGGGGTGAAACCAACACCCAGCCGCACCCCCCAAATGTCGGCCCTTCAAATTTGGTTTGTCTCACAAACAGTGGTGGCCCGCGCTGCTTTCAGCTTCAGCCGGCGCCCCCGCAAGTCCCCCTGTGAGTAGGGAGCGACATGGGGACGCCGGCTAATTTTTTAGGTCGCACCGGCTACTTTTTGGATTTAGGAAAGTGAGCCGGGTGGGTTTTTCAGCGCCGACGCCCCCATTTGACATTTGGGGGCCTTTAGGAGGGCGgatggagatgctctaacgATATAATCATGCCTGTTAAGCTTCTGGACAATCACTGGCGAGGGAATGACCCATCGGGTCCTCACCTTCGGTATACCTACTACGGCCTAACAAGGGTCACTCGGAGGCCCACTACAATCCGTGAAACCCAACTACGTCGGAAGATAAGAACAGATAAGGAAACCAAATCAGGATTTATCTCTAATTGTAACCGATCCAGACTCTAAACCCGAGACCTAGCGACTAGGAGGGGGAGCTGGGGAGGATACATCCTTATTCTCTGATAGACGGAAGCTCTCTCTACAACAGATCCAATTTGCGCATTAGAACCTCTTTCTATAGACAGATCTCATCTTCCATACACGCCTCTATGACAACCTTGTAATCTCTACATCAATACAAATCTGAtaagcaggacgtaggattATTATCTTCCGAGAGCCCTGAATCTGGGTAAATCGTGACCCCCGTGTCCTTATTAGCCGACggatcgccaacacacaccGTGTTTTCCATAGTCGAAAACCTTCTAGTTTTGGACCCTACGATCACCTCAAGTCTCAGCCATACAATCCTTATCAGACGGCAGCCGTACCGCCACTTTGGTGCATCCACCCGACCACACGTCGACACCCCTCCGGCGAGACAGCATAGCCACAACCTGACGATCCCAATCCCCTCTACTCACTGCCACTTGGGACCCACCACAGGTACACGGGAAACAAAATCGTCTGATCTGGAAACAGGAAAGCACATATTCGCATCcgagaaaataaaacaaggaCAAATAGACAAAAAGGTACCACACGCTGTACGAACAAGCTGTACACCATACGTgtacaaaaaaaactgtacaCTAGAAGCTGACATGGCGGGTCAATGCTTCACAAACAGGATGCTGGCCTCAGCTGTCAGTATTACGCCTTCTCGtataaatgaaaataaaactaAATCTCAGCCTCGCAACAACCGCCGCTATCCTCTGCTTCGTCTCCCGCTTGGCTGctcgctgcgccgccgcgctcaGCCGGCCGCCAATGgagcgcctccgcctcgccgtgTCCCACCGCCCGGCACTCCCCCTCCCTGCTCCTCACAAccacctgcgccgccgccatctccagcTCCAGTCCTCCCCCaattccctctccctctcccgccCCATCTCCCCCCACCTCTCCCCCACCCCTCGCCGACACCTCCACCCTCTCCTCGCCTCCGCATCCGCCACCCAAGCCGCAAGCTCGAGCCCTGAGCCCACGCCAGCCCCCGTCGCTGCCGTGAGCTCGGCCGgcgcgaagcttattcccctcATCGCCTCCGTCGCGGTCGGCCTCGCCGTACGATTCCTGGCGCCGCGGCCCGCCGAGGTGACCCCGGAGGCGTGGCAGCTCCTCTCCATCTTCCTCTCCACCATCGCGGGGCTCGTCCTCGGCCCGCTCCCCGTCGGCGCCTGGGCATTCCTCGGGCTGACCGCCACCGTGGCCACGCGGACGCTCCCCTTCACCGCGGCGTTCGGGGCGTTCACCAACGAGGTCATCTGGCTCATcgtcatctccttcttcttcgcaCGGGGGTTCGTCAAGACCGGCCTCGGCGACCGGGTCGCCACATACTTCGTCAAGTGGCTCGGGGGCAGCACTCTCGGTCTGTCCTACGGTCTCACCATCAGCGAGGCATGCATCGCGCCGGCCATGCCCAGCACCACGGCGAGAGCTGGAGGAGTGTTCCTTCCCATTGTCAAGTCGCTGTCACTATCGGCCGGCAGCAAGCCGAATGACCCGTCAGCAAAGAAGCTTGGTGCCTACCTTGTGCAATCTCAGCTGCAGGTAAACACCAATTTGATTGACTGACGCAGATGGCAAAGGCTACCTTTTTAATTAAGatagtactccctcggttccataaagattggcacggatttgaacTAGTTCTAGTTCAaagccgtgccaatctttatggaacggagggagtacagttGAACTATTATAATTTGGGAGGTTCATTTTCCCAGATGCTCAAGATGTTTTCTTCAGATGGGTGAATGCACGATATGCGCTTAGAGCTAGGAGCATATATTGGTTTTTTATTTATCGTAATTGATCAAGTGAAATCGCATATTATCTCTATGCTATATTACTTGAGGGTGCCCATAATCATTTCTTAAATTGCATTTGTGTCGTGTGGGTTGTTTTTGTATGCTTCTATGCTGGATCTTACTAACTATTATTATACTGCTGAGATTATGATTTCTGATGTCTAATTTTCTGGCTTTCTATTTTTCTAATTGCCACTCACCAACCAGTTCTGTTTGCTTCCTGAATGAATCTGTAAACATGCATTCCGGGCCATATTCTACATGAAAACACCTTTCCTCTGAGATAATTGCGAAACATGTGGTGTATGTATCAAGTATTACAAGATAGGTGCTGCATGACATTTTTTCTAGTATGCTAATGGTATCTACCTTTTGTTAAACGTTGTGGGGGATGCAGAAGTTGATGCAGAAGTATTAGGGGtttattattttaaatttaattaattaagggtTCTGCACAATGCTTGCTTATTAAACTTAAAGGTGTATTCCTGATATTCAACTTAATTAGTTAAGGGTTCAGCTCCCACATTGGAGTTTATTACCGATAGTCAACAACTCGACATAGAAGTCCTCAGTAAGGGTGTgacttttttctttgtttgatgTTTATAGATAAGGTTGTGTTATAGAGCTCGTCTGACTAGAGGATATCATCAGATTGATAAATGGGTATTAAAAGTCCTTAGGGGTTTGAATAACTGCATCTTTGGTTGCTTGGGTGGGGATGGGGCATTGGGGAGGGcttgtgtgtgggggggggggggggggggggatgttTGCTGGGAATAATAGATGGTTGGAGGCAGCGTCTTCTTGCTTATGTTTCATCAAATGAGCACTTTTGTGAATTCATAATCATGTCCATGCATTATAATGAGATACACATATGCTATATGTGACTGCTTTTGCGTAGGTGCATTTGTGTTTCTTTACCAATGTAAAACGGTTGAATTGGTGGTGATAGTGACTCCACCGAGGATCTTCTGCGATGCATGCAGGACGGAGAAATGAGAGGAAATCGTTGAAATAACGACAAAGGGGTAAATGCTAAAGATCTGAAGTTCTAAACCAAGTAGTGGAAAATAGTGTAGAAGGATGGATATGTACGCGGGGATGGTATATGCATGTGCTTTAGTATGTTgatgattttagtgcaaagtccAAGTTTTCTACTAAAGAAACTTCTGATGTGCTGCTTCTAGTCTGttaacatgtactccctccgatcctaaattgttgtcgaaatattacatgtatctagacgttttttaagaatagatacatccatatttggacaaatttgagtcgaGAATtcaggatcagagggagtacaattttgcTCTCTATTTGGATTTATATGCTTTCACTTCTTGACCATCTAGACAGTATACTAAAAAATTGTCCAAGGACATAACTCTGTTGGTTTCTGCTGCTTGACAGGCATCTGGCAACTCCAGTGCTCTTTTCCTGACTGCTGCTGCGCAAAATCTCTTGTGCCTGAAGTTAGCAGAGGAGGCCGGTGTCAAGATTGCAAGTCCGTGGATATTATGGTTCAAGGTTGCCAGTTTGCCTGCCATCATTGCCCTCTTAGCTACACCCTATTTGCTATACAAAATATTCCCTCCTGAAATAAAAGACACTCCTGATGCCCCTGCATTAGCTGCTCAAAAGCTGGAAAAAATGGGCCCAGTGACGAAAAATGAATGGGTCATGGTTGCTACAATGGTTCTTGCAGTCTCACTCTGGATTTTCGGGTAAGATTTCTTTCCGTAACTAAATTGTTTCTCCCCGCGAGTTGACCTACAAACAATATACTTCCATTTACAAGTTGAATTAGTTTACCATGTTGCTTGCATTCTGATGCATTGTTTCTCTCTGCTTGGTACATGAGATGAGTTGCTGAACAATATAATTGCTGCAAACAAATAACCATGGAACTATGGAAGTGGAAAGAAGTTGATTAAGCAGACAGTAAAATAGGAGAAAGCTGGTTAGACAAATGGGATTATTATAATCCACTGCAATGCCAAACGGAGCCTTAGCAGTTGTATCTAACTGTCATGATTGTATCATCACATATATTTGGTCCCTCTAGCACTTTTTGCTGAAATTTCTGTTATCAGACtgaaatccaaaattgttCCAGCTACAAATGTGGAGACGCTTGTTACCTTTGTTCTGTTAAATGGATCAAGTGAAATAAATTTTAGTGaattcaattttatttttaaaaacagATTGCTTACACATTGTGACATTTGTATCTAAGCAAAGATTGGATTCCATGTATCTTAGGAAAAATGAGACCTAGTTCTGTTTCTCGTAACATCATTGTCAGAGCTACTATTATATTTCTTTCTGGGCATGGATTATGCGCTGGATTGCTCCCGAAATGTTTATGATTGACAGCCAGTAATCATTTACAACAAACTTTAGTTCATGTTATCTTAAGATCAGAAGTCAGTCAGTATGGCAACAATAAGATCAGAAGTCGGAAATTAAAACATCATGGAAGTTCTTTAGAATGCTACAAAGGGCGACACTGTTTTCCCTATGTTGAGAAGTAAACAGAAATGTGTACTTTGTGTATTATTCAAAATACAGCCTCTCTATAAACTGCTATACAATTTGTTTTGCAGG includes:
- the LOC100845105 gene encoding dicarboxylate transporter 2.1, chloroplastic, with product MERLRLAVSHRPALPLPAPHNHLRRRHLQLQSSPNSLSLSRPISPHLSPTPRRHLHPLLASASATQAASSSPEPTPAPVAAVSSAGAKLIPLIASVAVGLAVRFLAPRPAEVTPEAWQLLSIFLSTIAGLVLGPLPVGAWAFLGLTATVATRTLPFTAAFGAFTNEVIWLIVISFFFARGFVKTGLGDRVATYFVKWLGGSTLGLSYGLTISEACIAPAMPSTTARAGGVFLPIVKSLSLSAGSKPNDPSAKKLGAYLVQSQLQASGNSSALFLTAAAQNLLCLKLAEEAGVKIASPWILWFKVASLPAIIALLATPYLLYKIFPPEIKDTPDAPALAAQKLEKMGPVTKNEWVMVATMVLAVSLWIFGDIIGVSSVVAAMIGLSILLLLGVMNWDDCLNEKSAWDTLAWFAILVGMAGQLTNLGIVSWMSNCVAKVLQSFSLSWPAAFGVLQASYFLIHYLFASQTAHVGALYSAFLAMHLAAGVPALLSALALTYNSNLFGALTHYSSGQSAVYYGAGYVDLPDVFKLGFASAAINAAIWGVVGTFWWKFLGLY